A section of the Paramisgurnus dabryanus chromosome 4, PD_genome_1.1, whole genome shotgun sequence genome encodes:
- the adamts5 gene encoding A disintegrin and metalloproteinase with thrombospondin motifs 5 has protein sequence MMWRIVLLCCTLCAALRASGGVAFGAFSTPASASLRTPAHRSSGVVRAVDRIYHGGGKAGYLLYLDGRRFQLDMERDESILSRHFSPSVAALLNASQDAAPLRLECVYRGTVNTNAESLAVFSLCGGGLQGFFAIDHARYTITPVIRASGHENDLRIVEDADATRALHYYTRERFTFKAMPELHSCGTRDGKRPKRTRGSRGMRRNLLLDEDASGRTWWTKLIKSDATRTMRRKRSMSRARTVELLLVADDTMTKKYGKDLHHYLLTLASIASKLYGHASIENPIRLSVVNVVVLAEGEKGIEVSKNAAATLKSFCKWQNQQNPLDDDHHHHHDAAILFTRQDLCGHHSCDTLGMADVGTVCSPERSCAVIEDDGLHAAFTVAHEIGHLLGLSHDDSKFCEERFGSNEDKRLMSSILTSIDASKPWSRCTSSTITDFFDDGNAECLLDSPRQPLLGPEELPGQSYDAALQCRLAFGPEYTMCPGMDVCARLWCAVIRKGQMVCLTKKLPAVEGTPCGKGRICLQGKCVDKTRKKHYSMSNHGSWSSWGSWGSCSRTCGSGVQFAQRLCNNPPPRNNGHYCTGKRAVYRSCNVNPCPPSNKSFRQEQCALRDGPQTDPKGVKTFVEWVPKYAGILPKDVCKLTCRAKGTGYYVVFSQRVIDGTECRPYSSSVCVKGKCVRTGCDGIVGSKLQFDKCGICGGDENSCIKVAGNFTKKSKGYTDVVKVPEGSTHLKVRQYKPKGQTRYTAYLALRRPGGEYLLNGKFMISTSEMVIPLNGSVLNYSGWSQRDEYLHSMGPGALQESLVVQILATDAKKPLDIRYSFFMPRKIPLPPRTSLVASSGTAAALLSSEEIMTFTTEVPSTTEPPSTTIAGPLWVTGPWMMCSRTCDTGWQSRTVQCKDHQDKLAKGCPLTTRPSAFKNCLNKKC, from the exons ATGATGTGGAGGATTGTTTTGTTGTGTTGCACTTTGTGCGCTGCGTTACGCGCATCTGGTGGAGTTGCGTTCGGCGCGTTCTCTACACCTGCCAGCGCGTCTCTGCGCACACCTGCCCACCGGAGCAGCGGCGTCGTGCGTGCCGTGGACAGGATTTATCACGGCGGAGGTAAAGCTGGTTATCTTTTGTACCTGGACGGCCGGCGTTTTCAGTTGGATATGGAACGGGATGAGTCGATACTGTCGCGTCACTTCAGTCCCAGTGTGGCCGCCCTGCTGAACGCAAGCCAGGACGCGGCGCCTCTGCGCCTGGAATGCGTTTACCGCGGAACCGTGAACACAAACGCGGAGTCTCTGGCGGTGTTTAGTTTGTGTGGCGGGGGACTTCAGGGATTTTTCGCCATTGATCACGCGCGGTACACGATCACACCTGTCATACGGGCGTCGGGACACGAGAATGACTTGCGCATCGTTGAGGATGCTGACGCGACGCGCGCTCTTCACTATTACACGCGCGAGCGCTTCACTTTCAAAGCGATGCCCGAGTTGCACAGCTGCGGCACGCGTGATGGGAAAAGACCAAAGCGCACACGCGGCTCTCGAGGGATGCGAAGGAACCTGCTGCTGGATGAGGATGCGAGCGGAAGAACTTGGTGGACAAAGTTAATCAAGTCGGATGCGACGCGGACGATGAGGCGCAAGAGGTCCATGTCTCGCGCCCGGACCGTAGAGCTCCTGCTGGTCGCGGATGATACCATGACGAAAAAATACGGAAAGGACCTGCATCACTACCTGTTGACGCTCGCGTCCATCGCGTCCAAACTGTACGGTCACGCCAGCATCGAAAACCCCATCCGTCTATCCGTGGTGAATGTCGTGGTTCTGGCAGAGGGTGAGAAAGGCATTGAAGTGTCCAAAAACGCGGCCGCAACGCTCAAGAGTTTCTGTAAGTGGCAGAACCAGCAGAACCCATTAGATGACGACCACCACCATCACCATGACGCGGCCATCCTCTTCACCAGGCAG GATCTGTGTGGACATCATTCATGCGACACTCTCGGGATGGCTGACGTGGGTACCGTGTGTTCTCCAGAGAGGAGCTGTGCCGTCATCGAGGACGACGGGCTTCACGCGGCGTTCACCGTGGCGCACGAGATCG GGCATCTGCTGGGTCTGTCTCACGACGACTCGAAGTTCTGCGAAGAACGCTTCGGCTCCAACGAGGATAAACGCCTCATGTCGTCTATCCTGACATCCATCGATGCCTCCAAACCCTGGAGCCGCTGTACGTCGTCCACGATCACAGACTTCTTCGATGACGGCAACG CCGAGTGTCTGTTGGATTCACCTCGCCAGCCTTTGTTGGGTCCAGAAGAGCTGCCCGGTCAGAGTTACGATGCCGCACTTCAGTGTCGTTTAGCTTTCGGACCGGAGTACACCATGTGTCCGGGCATGGACGTGTGCGCCCGCCTGTGGTGTGCTGTGATCAGGAAAGGGCAGATGGTTTGTCTGACCAAGAAACTCCCAGCTGTTGAAGGTACACCGTGCGGCAAGGGAAGAATCTGTCTACAGGGGAAATGTGTGGACAAAACCCGCAAGAAACATTATTCG ATGTCTAATCATGGCAGTTGGAGCTCGTGGGGTTCGTGGGGTTCGTGTTCACGCACTTGTGGCAGCGGTGTCCAGTTTGCACAGCGTCTCTGCAATAACCCTCCACCGCGAAACAACGGCCATTACTGCACGGGAAAGAGAGCCGTCTACAGGTCCTGTAACGTCAACCCGTGCCCGCCATCCA ATAAGAGTTTCAGACAGGAACAGTGTGCGCTCCGGGACGGCCCTCAAACAGACCCTAAAGGAGTGAAGACTTTTGTGGAATGGGTACCAAAATATGCAGGAATTCTGCCGAAAGACGTCTGCAAGTTAACCTGCCGGGCAAAAGGCACAGGATACTATGTTGTGTTTTCTCAGAGA GTGATTGATGGAACAGAATGCCGGCCGTACAGCAGCTCAGTTTGTGTTAAAGGAAAGTGTGTCCGTACCGGCTGTGATGGAATCGTTGGCTCTAAACTTCAGTTTGATAAGTGTGGCATCTGTGGTGGAGATGAAAACAGCTGTATCAAAGTCGCTGGAAATTTCACTAAGAAGAG TAAGGGTTACACGGATGTCGTGAAGGTGCCCGAGGGCTCGACACACCTGAAGGTTCGACAGTATAAACCTAAAGGCCAGACACGTTACACCGCTTACCTCGCCCTACGTCGGCCCGGTGGAGAATATCTTCTAAACGGAAAGTTTATGATCTCCACGTCAGAGATGGTTATTCCCCTCAACGGCTCCGTCCTCAACTACAGCGGATGGAGCCAGAGAGACGAGTACCTTCACAGCATGGGCCCCGGGGCCTTACAGGAAAGCCTGGTGGTGCAGATTCTCGCCACAGACGCTAAGAAGCCGCTAGACATCCGCTATAGCTTCTTCATGCCTCGTAAAATACCGCTTCCCCCTCGGACGTCACTCGTCGCATCTTCTGGCACTGCCGCGGCGTTGTTGTCGTCAGAGGAGATCATGACATTTACTACCGAGGTTCCTTCGACGACAGAGCCTCCGTCGACCACGATCGCAGGACCCCTGTGGGTGACGGGACCGTGGATGATGTGCTCTAGAACTTGCGATACAGGTTGGCAAAGTCGCACGGTGCAATGCAAAGACCATCAGGACAAGCTGGCCAAAGGCTGCCCGCTCACCACCAGACCCTCGGCTTTCAAAAACTGCCTGAATAAAAAGTGTTGA
- the adamts1 gene encoding A disintegrin and metalloproteinase with thrombospondin motifs 1 codes for MSFLRVILCFTAALCVNAAQSAWEESTVVPVRIDPYETEQTHTEEARQKDSEKRFYQLDVFGDRMVLMLEPDQTFLAPGFVFQMVGKPESEESDSAGEARCFFSGTVEGDEPSAAAINVCDGLRGGFYVGTEEYFIQPKNTSGKVQSTDGDVHVIRRRKRGIFTEENSSKCGVNEEEERVTEKPDAIKSNAEPIPAGSKEHHRARRFVSTPRYLEIMIVADQSMAEFHGAGLKPYLLTIMAVASRLYRHPTIHNSITLAVVKLLVVYEEKHGPQVSTNAALTLRNFCQWQRQHNPSTDRHPEHYDTAVLFTRQDLCGAHSCDTLGMADVGTACDPDRSCSIIEDDGLQAAFTVAHELGHVFNMPHDDAKQCASVNGDHWSSHMMASTLSNLNQLQPWSPCSALMITSFLDNGHGQCLLDKPQRPQQLPQSLPGTVYSADRQCRLTFGDESQHCPDLSTTCAVLWCTVTSTNGLTVCQTKNFPWADGTPCGSDSYCMAGRCLSKSEAAKFQIPLNGGWGSWGPWGDCSRSCGGGVQYSFRDCDNPLPKNGGKFCEGKRIQYRSCNTEACPDSNGLTFREEQCLAHNDISSQVSFGSGEGVEWVPKYAGVSPKDRCKLVCRAKGTGYFFVLKPKVADGTPCTPDSTSVCVQGQCVKAGCDHVIGSNKRFDKCGVCGGDGSACKKVSGSMERARAGYQDVVTIPAGATHLDVKQKSLGGRRQDNSYLAVRRQDGTYLLNGDYKLTTLETDIPLKGALLRYSGSSANLERLRSFAPLPESLTIQVLSVGDSPRPRVKYSYFAPRPVSSPNRPSINAISEAGGAEWTLREWGPCSQTCGGGVQKRVVVCLNAYGRHSKECPEELRPVLSQSCAVQPCKSWLLGEWSACSKTCGRGFRKRLLRCVGHDGRMLPHESCSSIDRPRPLLDLCNQTPC; via the exons ATGTCTTTTTTGCGCGTTATACTGTGTTTCACTGCAGCTCTGTGCGTTAACGCGGCGCAGAGCGCGTGGGAGGAAAGCACAGTGGTGCCGGTCCGGATCGACCCGTACGAAACCGAACAGACCCATACAGAAGAGGCACGCCAAAAGGACTCAGAGAAGCGCTTCTATCAGCTGGACGTCTTTGGAGATCGTATGGTGCTGATGTTGGAACCGGACCAAACCTTTTTAGCACCTGGGTTTGTGTTTCAGATGGTCGGTAAACCGGAGTCCGAGGAGTCTGACAGTGCGGGAGAGGCGCGCTGCTTTTTCTCAGGGACGGTGGAGGGTGACGAACCTTCTGCCGCCGCGATTAACGTGTGCGATGGACTGCGCGGCGGCTTTTATGTGGGTACTGAAGAGTACTTCATTCAACCGAAAAACACCAGTGGAAAGGTGCAGTCCACAGACGGAGACGTCCATGTCATTCGCCGAAGAAAACGGGGAATATTCACAGAGGAGAACAGTTCAAAGTGTGGCGTAAACGAGGAGGAGGAGCGCGTCACAGAGAAACCAGATGCGATCAAATCAAATGCAGAGCCCATTCCAGCTGGCTCTAAAG AGCACCACAGAGCCCGTCGTTTTGTGTCCACTCCTCGCTATTTGGAGATCATGATTGTGGCGGACCAGTCAATGGCAGAGTTTCATGGTGCTGGGCTCAAACCTTATTTGCTAACCATCATGGCGGTGGCATCTCGACTGTATCGTCATCCTACGATTCATAATTCCATCACTTTGGCTGTCGTGAAGCTACTGGTTGTGTACGAAGAAAAGCACGGCCCGCAGGTGTCTACCAACGCCGCGCTTACGCTCAGGAACTTCTGCCAGTGGCAAAGACAGCACAATCCTTCAACTGACCGCCATCCAGAGCATTATGACACAGCAGTGCTGTTTACCAGACAG GATCTTTGTGGTGCTCACTCTTGTGACACTTTGGGTATGGCCGATGTAGGCACTGCCTGCGATCCTGATCGAAGCTGCTCCATTATTGAAGACGACGGCCTGCAGGCAGCCTTCACAGTGGCGCATGAGCTTG GTCATGTGTTTAACATGCCCCACGACGATGCCAAACAATGTGCTAGTGTTAATGGTGACCACTGGAGTTCCCACATGATGGCCTCTACCTTGTCAAATCTGAACCAGCTTCAGCCCTGGTCTCCTTGCAGTGCTCTGATGATCACGTCTTTCCTGGATAATGGCCACGGTCAGTGTTTACTGGACAAGCCCCAGAGACCGCAGCAGTTACCCCAGTCTCTGCCTGGTACCGTTTACAGTGCTGACCGACAGTGCCGTCTCACGTTTGGAGATGAGTCACAGCATTGTCCTGACTTGAGCACCACCTGCGCTGTTCTTTGGTGCACCGTCACAAGTACAAATGGTTTGACGGTCTGCCAGACCAAGAACTTTCCATGGGCCGACGGAACGCCTTGTGGGTCTGACAGCTACTGTATGGCAGGCCGATGTCTGAGCAAGAGCGAGGCTGCaaagtttcag ATTCCACTCAATGGCGGATGGGGATCTTGGGGTCCTTGGGGAGACTGCTCACGTAGCTGTGGGGGAGGTGTGCAGTACTCTTTCAGGGACTGTGACAATCCCCTACCCAAAAACGGAGGCAAATTCTGTGAAGGAAAAAGAATTCAGTACCGCTCCTGCAATACTGAGGCCTGCCCTGACAGCAATG GTTTGACATTCCGTGAGGAACAGTGTTTGGCCCACAATGACATCTCCTCTCAAGTGTCATTTGGCTCTGGAGAAGGTGTTGAGTGGGTGCCCAAGTATGCGGGAGTGTCTCCCAAGGACCGCTGCAAGTTGGTGTGCCGAGCAAAGGGAACAGGCTATTTCTTTGTTCTAAAACCAAAG GTGGCTGATGGAACACCCTGTACCCCAGACTCCACCTCGGTTTGCGTCCAGGGCCAGTGTGTGAAAGCTGGTTGTGACCACGTCATTGGTTCCAACAAACGTTTCGACAAGTGTGGTGTATGTGGAGGAGATGGTTCTGCTTGCAAGAAAGTGTCTGGATCAATGGAACGTGCAAG GGCGGGCTATCAGGATGTGGTGACAATTCCTGCTGGAGCCACACACCTAGATGTCAAGCAGAAATCTCTGGGAGGCCGCCGCCAGGATAACAGCTACTTGGCAGTTCGTAGACAAGATGGTACATATCTGCTGAATGGCGACTACAAGCTCACCACTTTAGAGACCGACATTCCCTTGAAAGGTGCACTGCTACGATACAGTGGGTCATCCGCCAACCTAGAGCGCCTGCGAAGCTTTGCTCCTTTACCTGAGTCCCTTACCATTCAAGTGCTATCGGTTGGCGACTCCCCCCGACCTAGAGTAAAATACAGCTACTTTGCCCCACGTCCTGTCTCAAGTCCCAACCGACCATCTATAAATGCCATCAGCGAAGCAGGAGGTGCGGAATGGACTCTGCGTGAGTGGGGACCCTGCTCGCAGACCTGCGGTGGTGGGGTCCAGAAGCGTGTCGTCGTCTGTCTCAATGCTTATGGCCGTCATTCGAAAGAATGTCCCGAAGAACTGCGCCCTGTGTTGTCACAATCCTGCGCGGTGCAGCCTTGTAAATCTTGGCTGCTGGGTGAGTGGTCTGCTTGTTCAAAAACATGCGGCAGAGGCTTTCGCAAGCGTCTACTGCGCTGCGTAGGACACGATGGTCGCATGTTGCCTCATGAAAGCTGCAGTTCAATAGACCGGCCACGACCTCTCCTGGACTTGTGCAACCAGACGCCCTGTTGA
- the cyyr1 gene encoding cysteine and tyrosine-rich protein 1: MEKQKSWKLLRDSLILCLLSGRGHAQCDGCMEYCCDGVPPFCCSYYAYVGDVLSGTAISGIVFGVVFLMGAAAAIFLCICMCVKNGRGARVGVFNTSYINTVSQGYPGPPPPYSYEYEMYPTDLRPPPYTPTPPRATNSPPPPYPGFNGK, translated from the exons ATGGAAAAGCAGAAGAGCTGGAAGTTGTTGAGGGATTCGCTCATTCTCTGCTTATTATCCG gtCGTGGTCACGCTCAGTGTGATGGCTGTATGGAGTATTGTTGTGATGGTGTGCCTCCTTTCTGCTGTTCTTACTATGCCTATGTTGGAGATGTGCTTTC GGGGACGGCCATTTCAGGGATTGTGTTTGGTGTTGTGTTTCTGATGGGCGCTGCGGCTGCCATCTTTCTGTgtatctgtatgtgtgtgaagAACGGGCGTGGGGCAAGAGTTGGTGTCTTCAATACCTCATATATCAACACAGTTTCTCAGGGTTACCCAG GTCCACCTCCACCGTACAGTTATGAATATGAGATGTATCCCACAGATCTGCGGCCACCACCGTACACACCGACTCCACCCAGAGCAACAAACTCTCCTCCACCACCATATCCAGGATTCAATGGGAAATGA